The Tamandua tetradactyla isolate mTamTet1 chromosome 8, mTamTet1.pri, whole genome shotgun sequence genome includes a window with the following:
- the LRRC4C gene encoding leucine-rich repeat-containing protein 4C produces the protein MLNKMTLHPQQIMIGPRFNRALFDPLLVVLLALQLLVVAGLVRAQTCPSVCSCSNQFSKVICVRKNLREVPDGISTNTRLLNLHENQIQIIKVNSFKHLRHLEILQLSRNHIRTIEIGAFNGLANLNTLELFDNRLTTIPNGAFVYLSKLKELWLRNNPIESIPSYAFNRIPSLRRLDLGELKRLSYISEGAFEGLSNLRYLNLAMCNLREIPNLTPLIKLDELDLSGNHLSAIRPGSFQGLMHLQKLWMIQSQIQVIERNAFDNLQSLVEINLAHNNLTLLPHDLFTPLHHLERIHLHHNPWNCNCDILWLSWWIKDMAPSNTACCARCNTPPNLKGRYIGELDQNYFTCYAPVIVEPPADLNVTEGMAAELKCRASTSLTSVSWITPNGTVMTHGAYKVRIAVLSDGTLNFTNVTVQDTGMYTCMVSNSVGNTTASATLNVTAAATTPFSYFSTVTVETMEPSQDEARTTDHNVGPTPVVDWETTNVTASLTPQSTRSTEKTFTIPVTDINSGIPGIDEVMKTTKIIIGCFVAITLMAAVMLVIFYKMRKQHHRQNHHAPTRTVEIINVDDEITGDTPMESHLPMPAIEHEHLNHYNSYKSPFNHTTTVNTINSIHSSVHEPLLIRMNSKDNVQETQI, from the coding sequence ATGTTGAACAAGATGACCTTACATCCACAGCAGATAATGATAGGTCCTAGGTTTAACAGGGCCCTATTTGACCCTCTGCTTGTGGTGCTGCTGGCTCTTCAACTTCTTGTGGTGGCTGGTCTGGTGCGGGCTCAAACCTGCCCTTCTGTCTGCTCCTGCAGCAACCAGTTCAGCAAGGTGATTTGTGTTCGGAAAAACCTGCGTGAGGTCCCAGATGGCATCTCCACCAACACAAGGCTGTTGAACCTCCATGAGAACCAAATCCAGATCATCAAAGTGAACAGCTTCAAGCACTTGAGACACCTGGAAATCCTACAGTTGAGTAGGAATCACATTAGAACAATCGAAATTGGGGCCTTTAATGGTCTGGCCAACCTCAACACATTGGAACTCTTTGACAATCGTCTTACTACTATCCCGAATGGAGCTTTTGTATATTTGTCTAAGTTGAAGGAGCTTTGGTTGCGCAACAACCCTATTGAGAGCATACCTTCTTATGCTTTTAACAGAATCCCTTCTTTGCGCCGGCTAGACCTGGGGGAATTGAAAAGGCTTTCATACATCTCAGAAGGTGCCTTTGAAGGTCTGTCCAACTTGAGGTATTTGAACCTTGCCATGTGCAACCTCCGGGAAATCCCTAACCTCACACCGCTCATAAAACTGGATGAGCTGGATCTTTCTGGGAATCATTTGTCTGCCATCAGGCCTGGCTCTTTCCAGGGGTTGATGCACCTTCAGAAACTGTGGATGATACAGTCCCAGATTCAAGTGATTGAACGGAACGCCTTTGATAACCTTCAGTCACTAGTGGAGATCAACCTGGCACACAACAATTTAACATTACTGCCTCATGACCTCTTCACGCCCTTGCATCACCTAGAGCGGATACATTTACATCACAACCCTTGGAACTGCAACTGCGACATACTGTGGCTCAGCTGGTGGATAAAGGACATGGCCCCCTCCAACACCGCCTGCTGCGCCCGGTGTAACACCCCTCCCAATCTGAAAGGGAGGTACATCGGGGAGCTTGACCAGAATTATTTCACGTGCTATGCTCCCGTGATTGTGGAGCCTCCAGCAGATCTCAATGTCACCGAAGGCATGGCAGCCGAGTTAAAATGTCGGGCCTCCACGTCCCTGACTTCTGTATCTTGGATTACTCCCAACGGAACAGTCATGACGCATGGCGCGTACAAGGTGCGCATAGCTGTGCTCAGCGATGGCACGTTAAATTTCACGAATGTGACCGTGCAGGACACAGGCATGTACACATGCATGGTGAGTAATTCCGTTGGAAATACCACTGCTTCCGCCACCCTGAATGTGACTGCTGCCGCCACGACTCCTTTCTCTTACTTCTCCACCGTCACCGTCGAGACTATGGAGCCTTCTCAGGATGAGGCACGGACCACAGATCACAACGTGGGCCCCACCCCAGTGGTCGACTGGGAGACCACCAACGTCACCGCCTCTCTCACGCCGCAGAGCACAAGGTCGACGGAGAAAACATTCACCATCCCCGTGACTGACATAAACAGTGGGATTCCAGGAATCGACGAGGTCATGAAGACAACCAAAATCATAATTGGCTGTTTTGTGGCCATCACGCTCATGGCTGCGGTGATGTTGGTCATTTTCTACAAGATGCGGAAGCAGCACCATCGGCAGAACCACCACGCCCCGACAAGGACTGTTGAGATCATTAATGTGGATGATGAGATTACAGGGGACACGCCCATGGAAAGCCACCTGCCCATGCCTGCCATCGAGCATGAGCACTTAAATCACTATAACTCTTACAAATCCCCCTTCAACCACACCACAACAGTTAACACAATAAATTCAATACACAGTTCAGTGCATGAACCGTTATTGATCCGAATGAACTCTAAAGACAATGTACAAGAGACTCAAATCTAA